A genomic window from Babylonia areolata isolate BAREFJ2019XMU chromosome 9, ASM4173473v1, whole genome shotgun sequence includes:
- the LOC143285425 gene encoding putative D-lactate dehydrogenase, mitochondrial: protein MFPRRAFQQALRITRRSNNNVLSRCRSTQTVAERVTDGFVEDLRIMVGKSNVTTAEAVRDQHGHDESYHRSCLPDVVVFAQSVDHVSEVARFCNTHKVPLIPFGSGTGLEGGVNAIKGGVSLDVSQMKKIIAVNAEDFDCTVESGVTRGELNSFIRDTGLQFPIDPGADASLCGMCSTSASGTNAVRYGTMRENTLNLEVVLPDGSVFWTSGKGKRCKKTSAGYNLTNLFVGSEGTLGIITKATIRLFGIPEATLSAVVHFPSVQEAVDTTVQVLQCGVPMARIEFLDEVAIDAFNKFSKYDMKVAPSLFLEFHGSPSAVEEQVAVVEEIASSNNGANFQWATDPDERSRLWKARHEIVYACTALVPGAKPYSTDVCVPISNLPEVIIKSKEMIQNANLIGPMVGHVGDGNFHVFYPVDPKDPDQLKRIEKVTHDMCLLAMDLNGTCTGEHGIGLGKISLLEKEIGPEGMVAMQTIKQAFDPNNIMNPGKVFM from the exons ACAGTAGCGGAGCGGGTAACAGATGGCTTCGTGGAAGACCTGCGCATCATGGTGGGGAAAAGCAACGTGACCACAGCAGAGGCAGTTCGAGACCAGCACGGTCATGATGAATCCTACCACCG ATCATGCTTGCCGGACGTGGTGGTGTTTGCTCAGTCGGTGGATCATGTGAGCGAGGTGGCGCGGTTTTGCAACACCCACAAGGTTCCTCTCATCCCTTTCGGCAGTGGCacggggttggaggggggcgtCAATGCCATTAAG GGTGGGGTGAGTCTGGATGTCAGTCAGATGAAGAAGATAATAGCGGTGAACGCCGAGGATTTCGACTGCACTGTGGAGTCTGGGGTGACCCGGGGTGAGCTGAACAGCTTCATCAGGGACACTGGACTCCAGTTCCCCATAG ACCCAGGAGCAGACGCGTCACTGTGTGGCATGTGCTCGACCAGCGCGTCTGGCACGAACGCAGTGCGTTACGGCACCATGAGGGAGAACACATTAAACCTGGAGGTAGTCCTGCCTGACGGCAGCGTCTTCTGGACCTCCGGCAAGGGGAAGCGTTGCAA AAAGACCTCTGCTGGTTACAACCTGACAAATTTGTTTGTGGGATCGGAAGGGACTCTGGGCATCATCACCAAGGCAACCATTCGTCTGTTTGGGATTCCAGAGGCT ACCTTGTCAGCTGTGGTGCATTTTCCTTCAGTGCAAGAAGCGGTGGACACGACAGTGCAGGTCTTACAGTGTGGGGTGCCCATGGCTCGCATCG AGTTCCTCGATGAGGTCGCCATCGATGCCTTCAACAAGTTCAGCAAGTACGACATGAAGGTGGCGCCCTCTCTGTTCCTGGAGTTCCACGGGTCCCCCAGTGCCGTGGAGGAGCAGGTGGCAGTTGTCG AGGAGATCGCTTCGTCCAACAATGGAGCCAACTTCCAGTGGGCCACCGACCCAGACGAGAGAAGCAGACTGTGGAAAGCACGCCATGAAATCGTGTACGCTTGCACCGCTCTCGTCCCTGGTGCCAAG CCATATTCCACAGACGTGTGTGTCCCTATTTCCAATCTGCCTGAAGTTATCATCAAATCGAAAGAAATGATCCAGAATGCTAATCTCATTG GCCCGATGGTGGGTCATGTTGGAGACGGGAACTTCCATGTCTTTTACCCTGTGGATCCTAAGGATCCTGACCAGCTGAAGCGAATCGAGAAAGTGACACATgacatgtgttt ACTGGCCATGGACCTGAATGGAACGTGCACTGGTGAGCACGGCATCGGACTGGGGAAAATATCCTTGCTGGAGAAGGAGATTGGGCCTGAGGGCATGGTCGCCATGCAGACCATCAAACAGGCCTTCGACCCCAACAACATCATGAACCCAGGGAAGGTGTTTATGTGA